The genomic stretch TTGTCACACCTTCGACGATTACTTTAGGCATTTTCTGTTGAGCAGTTAAAATGCACCACACCGATCTTTAGTTTGTTctcttgttcttttttttttatcctGTTCTTTTTCCTTTAGCCCGGTCCTCGTTTGCATCTTTTCCTCACTTTATTTAGAAAGCATTACTGGATCCTCAAAAGACATAATGAATAAAGTATCCCTTGAATAATGCTCTTGATCTAAGTGTTAAAGCAAACTTTACTTTTCCTTTCTTGcatgttattgttattgtattacTATAATCAATTACTCTATCCTTTGTGTTGCAGGTCTTTGGTTTCCTATCCATCAAACTACTGCAAATTAAGCTGCAAATTGAGCTAAGTCGTGTCTACTTAGCGGATGGATTCCGTTAAAGGTCCATCAACCACCGCGAGTAAGAGTAGGATTGCTCGTGCGATCTCAAAAGTTCTCCATGTTCGGGCTCTCACAGGGGTTTCCCCGGCTGATGGATTTCAAAAGGTTAAAACGAAAGAAAAGAGCCGGGAACTGAAGCCACACAAGGTTGAGACACTAAATGGTGTCCAATGCAAGTCAACATTAAAGGTAGATCAACAGCTAGTTGATAGGATTGCTCGAGATGCTCTTATTGCCAAACTATTTGCCAGCATTTCATCTATCAAAGCTGCATATGCCCAGTTACAACATGCTCAATCTCCCTATGATGCCGAAGGCATTCAGTCTTCCGATCAGATAGTGATCAGTGAGCTAAAAAGTTTATCGGAGTCGAAACAATGTTTTGCCAAGCAACAATTTGACCCTTTTCCCGAGAAAGCTCTCCTTACATATGAAGTTGAAGAGCAAAAGAATGTACTGAAAACATACGAGATCTTAGGGAGAAAATTGGAGTCTCAGCTGAAGTTGAAAGACTCGGAAATCACATTCCTGAAAGAGAAACTGGAGGAATCCAAGAAAGAAAATAGGTTAATTGAGAAAAGGTTGAATGCCAGTGGCCAACTGTTTGTTCTTGACAATCTTCACATGTCGGGGCTAAGCCCGAACCACTTTATTCCTGTTCTTCGACATACTATAAGATCTATCAGGACGTTTGTGAGGCTGATGGTCAATGAGATGCAGTCTTCTGGGTGGAATTTGGATGCAGCTGTGAATGTTATTCATCCCGGTGTGAAGTACTGGAAACCTGAGCATAAGTGCTTCACATTCGAGTCATTTCTGTGCAAAGAAATGTTTGATAGCTTCCACATCCCGAACTTTGCTGTTGCCGGTGAATCTTTACCGGATCACAAGCAACGACGTAGGTTATTTTTCGAGAGATTTACCGAACTTAAGTCTGTCAGAGGGAAGGATTATCTAAGTCAAAAGCCTAAATCGACTTTTGGGAAGTTCTGCCGGGTCAAGTACTTACGAGTCGTGCACCCTAAGATGGAATCATCCTTCTTTGGTAACTTGACCCAGAGAAACCAAGTCAACTCTGGCGATTACCCCGATACCGCATTCTTCACCACATTTgcagaaatggcaaaaagaataTGGCTTCTGCATTGCTTGGCATTCTCTTTTGAACCAGTAGCCTCCATTTTCCAGTTCAAGAAAGGGTGTCGGTTTTCAGAAGTGTACATGGAAAGTGTCTCCGACGAGGCATTTTTGCCAGGGACCGATCCAACCGTAGCATTTACAGTAGTTCCCGGGTTTAAGATCGGTAAGACATGTATCCAATCTCAAGTGTATCTTGCCGGTGCATGACCGACACAATAAACTATGCTGAGACGGTCAAATGCCAGAGCTTCGGAGAGCGGGGCCCACAAACTAAATCGAAGGACGAAATAGGTTAATACTTAATAGTGATCTTTGTTGGGTTTTGTGGGTCATTGGAAAAATGAAAAGATACCCTTCTTTTTTGGTAACCTAGGCCAATTTGTCCCTTAATTTGTGGCGTTTGTGTTTTGAATATGTGACCGTTGTAGGCATTGGGAAGAAAATCTTGAGTAGTTTAAATTCTCCAACGTTTTTACTATCATGTTTTCCCAAATTTTGTTGATATCTAGGTAAAAAAAGAGTAGGGCTAGTACTCTTTGGTTGTATGCGGAGTATAATTGCACCAAGTAACATGTTCTATGCTCTGTGTATATGAAAAAAAAAGGTGTTTTTTTCTTCCTTTGTTGTCAGCTAATTTAGTTGGTAAGTCATAAAAGTTGATTCTCATGATCTGAGTTCGAATCCCGTAGACAACATATTGTCGTCAATTCTTTTAAATCACGAAAAAATGGTGGCAATGAAGCCCTTGAGTTTTTACATTGTAATCCGTCTTTGAATATATAATAGGTGACAATCAATGGGAGTTGATGCAACTGAGCTAAGTGGTGGAGCGAGTCGAGGGTGAGAGAACAGTGGTGCTGTAATTCGGAATTAGTCAAGTTTGGGTTGTAACTTGTAAAGCATGGTGACATGCAATATATGGATTATACCACCAGTTATAGTACAATCGGTAGTATAGAATCTGagtttaataataaaaaattttgaattttgtctTGTGACATGGGTTGCATAATTATCGTAAGATTTGATATTTTGATCATTGAGATCCTCCAACAATTCATATCATAGTGTTGTTACTTGTTAGATTTGTAATTAGCTAAAGTTATAATTAGTTCACTTATTTAAGCATGACTATATCACATCATATCCTCTGCAATGTTGCATTAATTTATGTTACAATTGAACAACGACCCGTACTTGAATTAGAACCTTCAAAGTCTGCATTTTGAAACCAATTGAGATAACCGTGAATTTGTGATGTTAAGAGTCGGATAATAGAGGAGCCAGAAAGGTGAAAAATGTCAACGGAGGTGAACGAGTAATGGTctaaagaaaattcgaaaattgTTGGAAAAGTTTAATTAAAAACCTTGAAGTTCCTAGCCACAACTGAGCCAAAATTATGGCCAAATGCTTGGCCGATTCCCGGCCCAATATAAGTTAACGGGCTTTTTTGGGGCTACTTTAGGGCCCAAAAATAATCGAACTGGACAAGGCGGGTCGAGCCATCGAATTTGGGCTATTTGATCAGCTCTAAATTATAACTTTTCAAATTTCCTATGTGAACCTTTTCATCAGGTTATAACTTACtcccttttattttttttattttctttccatttcattaaaatattcATCATATATATTAGAGAAATGAGAAGAAAACAGAACAATGAAATGAGTATAACGTTAGAGTGTGTTGGTACcaaaagttggctggtgtgagtggtcaggggttcgatttctgactcttgcgaatgaaaaagccaaacttgggaggggtcaacccattaaattgccttcagtaccccgaaggagattgccccagctgtTGGTAGAGGATACccctggtcaacaccaaaaaaaaaaaaaaaacgttagaGTGTGTTGGTTTTATTAATACCAATGGAAAGACAGCCCACGAGGCCAAGAACAATGGTATTGCTACATGGGTGTCCAATTTAGCCATTTGAGTATTGATAAGTTTGACACCATGCCTTTTATCATTAGGTTcacaaatttttatttaagacgACGTTTTCGTTTAAGACAGGTTAAATATATTTATGTAAAAtaaataagacaaaagcaaaatgCATTGGTATAGGTAAAAGACTTGTTCTATATACCCATAACCCATATTGCGTGGTATTTATTAACCCATTTTAAACTTGTTCCGGGTGTAgttccgaagcagttatttgttaccactcgtggcttgtagaatgacgtccttgattgaatccacctttcggtctcctgaaacaatgaacaaactgagggctcggctttggccgagcgtactcactccgacgctcaagtcagtggacttaaagagataagttgttgttacttggcgaactatattttgtagagagataaggaagatattaccagatgaatagtgattcttaggttagattgtggatcttTTCCTCAataagggttgaggagtatttatagactttcaccttttgtcacgtagtggccaagtggccaagtggctagcaggtggaaagactgatctaccctcggccgagggacccatggcaggccggcgggccctgttgactcgccgccgaggggtcttggatatgagtacgcggatatgtgcccatTTGGATAGTCACCGTGGCCGGGACATAGGTGACATGCCGACAAGTTGCGTCGGTTAGgtcatctaagtcgttgacttctttgtggatatctttgaccttgctcaatatgttgacttggtcacgggtgcgagaatatgccccatcaatttgccccagccgtagtctatgccgtggtatggaccttcgatgagtgttgagcgtattctgcgtaaGTAAAATTTTTTTTCGcccgcttcttctacctcggcttggtttcgcttaggccgtaccatatcccccctccacatggatgtgtaatggacatcagatgtggaaaagaaagtggcgcgggccgagaccgaggttgtgagtgccgtgtgcttttgattgcccccagtggtcgccaagcttggttgaatcggcgggccgtttggcaagtagataccaaggggtgtgttgaagaagatacgtcgattggcattctgtcaaggagcgtgttgaagaagttttgtgcttgtttgtcgattgaccttccatggctgcatgcttgacatgtgtctcgttgttgattggttgacgcttcatgggctttgccctgattggtcggattgagtgggctttgccctataaataggagagttagcccctgaatttggccttccaaattcattttctcaaaaaaaaattcttcttgcttaactttctttgacgaaacttctctctagtcttcgaagcgttacgccggcgtagcacttttcttcaaggtaaacaaacaaattttcaacttttaattgttaagttttttgttgtgaacatgtcttctgtcttcttctgatgccggtcctagtaaccgtgcgccggggggttccccgtcgcgtcttgatgaggaggagatactagacgccatcccgataaggtctgggggccctaggtctccttctcccgaagttgatccaaaagttttggaggattaggaggatgatgatgatgttgatgatgacgatgatgatgctgaaaaggctcatcctaatgaggagagaccgtacgtcatggatcacggcgacgcctgcaAGGTCGCCCTGACCGCGCTTGGACCCACAAATTTGCCAGCTGTTCTGGTTCTGACGTTTTCGAACGTcacttctccttcggcagggagtatagtaTTGTAATTCCTGAggaaggtcaggcggtctgttgccctcctccgggctgCATCGGcctatacatcagacacctggagtatgggctccggtttcctctgaatgaacacgttatggccataattaaagccatgaacgtcgccgtggcccaactccACCCGTTGtccattaggactatagtcggctttgtgtggctctgccttttcaagggggaggtcccgacggtgaacttattccgccggatgcatcaccttcggccgtcggcccctggtcgcgttgggtggtacatcgtgcagacggagccgggttacgtctccgttgataagctttcttcctgcaaggattggaaagatcggtgggtgtacgttgaggttccggaggattacccactgccccggtccttccagcaccaagtcaatttgcggtgcgagactaaggcggagcatgacaaatgggtttcccggagtaagcttaagatggacgccaacaaggtccttcttaatgcggatgagaagcgggcgatgaggctgtttgaggcggagaagaatgggatgccgaagggatgaattcccccgacgcagatcattctccaggatgagctgctctgccacgtcggcctcataccggctctcgaacggggtgagtggggtcggtgtgaggcccatctctgcttttaatgtttctgttatttgaattttgatttatttctttcacttgactgttgcttcgtttcctttgcagaccatttTGGCCCGGATATGTCAGAGAATATCCTTAGAAGAATGGGGCTTGCCAAGGACAAGTCAGTTGTTGATATGCATCCTAAGGCCCTGGCTCGTGATCGCAGAAcgccgccgaatgatctcatggatcagcagctgaatgGCTTAAATGTGGCGGCGGCCCAGGCAAAGGTTGatggtaacatgccgcgccgaacgcggaaaacaaagtcttcggcgacGACGGCGTCAACATCAGTTCCAATTCCACTCCCTTCAGTcgaaaaggagacggtggaggtcgttgatattaccgccgaggaggtggtcaccttggcAGTGGAAACCCCTCTCttccgtaagaggaaagagcctGTGCCGCCGATGCTTCTGTCATTGCCATCTGCTGCCGGCAAAGAAATGCGAcctccgaccaagaaggccaagcatggtacagatctatcctgtggctcagacttagccggttcattaggcgttcctgatgacaggctctttggtatgtccatgtatgttgacacggatgctttaattgaattttttgtagatcaaccgttgCCGTCTACCGGACACAATGTTGAACGGCGTCCTGAAAAGCAATCTGCACAGACAGGTGGTAATAATGACACCGTCGTCACCTCCTTCCCGAAGTCTACCCCCTTACAGAttaagtcggagggcctaagtttggccaggttgctgtcgaagtgggctgatacggccggtgctcttattgtggagcaagagaagaccatTGCTGAAactgccccacagctcgagcggctcagGCTTGAACTCGACGCAGCGAacaaggaggctgagagggccaaggctgaggctgcggaggtagtccgtgctgagagaaaacttagggaggacgctgaaaaggcggtcctcgctgagagagccaaggctgaggctgcggcggctgaagctgctaagctgctggaggggcgtgaccaccttcagaaagtcgccgactttaatgctaagcagagggaggaatggaggtccaagtttcaggcccaggggaaggtggtccggaataaggatgctatcatcgcccagagggaggaggacattgagacgctgcaACGCGagatcctccctaacatgtgcgcccaataccgggacctggccgaggaagccgccagggaagtgattggggagctctttcctcttgatggctcctttccgtggccaagattcgacgagctgcttgatgacaagcttgaagctaaggagaaagccgcggaggagaaggccaaggaggaggcaagggtgaagaaggaggaagaggtggccgcggagaaggcgaccCCCTTGCCGAGAAGGCTAAGgcgccaaggaggaagccgagaggatgaaggcaacCGAGGCCGCCGAGGCCGAGGTCGCCAAGAAAGCCGAGGCGAGGCCGAGGCCGCCAAGAAAGCCGAGGCCGCCAACACGCCTCTCGGGTCGCCCACCAAAGACGATCGCTAACGTTGTCGATGGCAAGCAaagaacaggcatagggagacaagcggtcgtcaccaggctcaccttaagcatctcggatagcttcactgttcggggccaattattaagcctttcctccccgccatcttttggcgcttcaaatgatatgtctgtaaccttttgcttttcttttccttgtattttgtaaaactttggtaggttgtgttttggcttatccctatgggggaCCGTCGTCgtattctccttacttgtaatcattttttaataaagcttgtttattggccccCGACTTGGCCGggttttgatcacaatccttcacttgtcttcttgcgttattaattgagcgctttttcgtttttaccttcggcctggccgaggcagttagaatgcgtatttcaactgtgtttaacgtcttttttcttaaacatgttagcatgttggtcgcttcctctttcactctcggtctggccgaggcgtccgatttgcgttccaaccgccgttgtgaacatgttagcgtatcgaccgttgtgtcccctgccaggccttcggttggccgaggcggctagaggttacggctcgacagcgttcgtatctgtagacatattgatcgcttcctctgtcaggccttcggttggccgaggcggctagaattgcgtctcaactgtacttatacgttcctaaggcatgttggtcgctttcgcgagtatcaactgcgctggtagtgactgccgtggcgtctacttcttggggtgactgtccgGCTTgagccgtggcgtctacctcgatatgactacggaggggataaacactttgatggaaaacttggatgattctccattagatataaacatgcgttggggtgccaacaattgttttagacacctccgccgctatacaaagtacttcctgagattgtcagtgttccaactgctcatcaaaggcacaccctccatgtctgtcagccggtatgtacccggcctcatttcttcaaccactttgtaagggccctatggtacggcctaagcagaaccaagccgaggtagaagaagccggggcagaaaaatttttacttacgcagaatacgctcaacactcatcgaaggtccataccacgacatagactacgctgggggcaaattgatggggcatattctcgcaccacgaccaagtcaacatattgagcaaggtcaaagatatccacagcaagtcaacgacttagacagcctaaccgacgcaactTGTCGGCCTGTCACCTATGTCCCGGCCACGGTGACTatccagccggggcacatatccgcgtactcatatccaagacccctcggcggcgagtcaatagggcccgtcggcctgccatgggtccctcggccgagggtagatcagtctttccacctgctagccacttggccacttggccactacgtgacaaaaggtgaaagtctataaatactcctcaacccttattgaggaaatgatccacaatctaacctaagaatcactattcatctggtaatatcttccttatctctctacaaaatatagttcgccaagtaacaacaacttatctctttaagtccactgacttgagcgtcggagtgagtacgctcggccaaagccgagccctcagtttgttcattgtttcaggagaccgaaaagaggattcaatcaaggacgtcattctacaagccacgagtgataacaaataactgcttcggaacTACACCCGGAACAAAACTTAAAGTGGATAGTATTGTCTTAAGGAAGACTAGCTAAGGTAGGTTAGCAAACATGAAGTAATTAACCATTTGTAGCCGATATCTTGTTGAAAAGCTTGACAGATTTGCAAAACACAAAAACTCCcaagagacggtctctcaatagcgttattgagagacatCTCACATGATGGGTAAGGGATCCATTAAATTTCTTTTTTCCTGACTCAACAAATATATCTGATAGCCTAACCAAACCCGGCTGAAAATCCAAGCTAAGAACTAACCCGACCCATAAGCAACCCAAACCTAACTTGATTTAATCATACCGCGATATAGGgcagagcaaaaa from Silene latifolia isolate original U9 population chromosome 5, ASM4854445v1, whole genome shotgun sequence encodes the following:
- the LOC141656327 gene encoding protein GRAVITROPIC IN THE LIGHT 1-like, yielding MDSVKGPSTTASKSRIARAISKVLHVRALTGVSPADGFQKVKTKEKSRELKPHKVETLNGVQCKSTLKVDQQLVDRIARDALIAKLFASISSIKAAYAQLQHAQSPYDAEGIQSSDQIVISELKSLSESKQCFAKQQFDPFPEKALLTYEVEEQKNVLKTYEILGRKLESQLKLKDSEITFLKEKLEESKKENRLIEKRLNASGQLFVLDNLHMSGLSPNHFIPVLRHTIRSIRTFVRLMVNEMQSSGWNLDAAVNVIHPGVKYWKPEHKCFTFESFLCKEMFDSFHIPNFAVAGESLPDHKQRRRLFFERFTELKSVRGKDYLSQKPKSTFGKFCRVKYLRVVHPKMESSFFGNLTQRNQVNSGDYPDTAFFTTFAEMAKRIWLLHCLAFSFEPVASIFQFKKGCRFSEVYMESVSDEAFLPGTDPTVAFTVVPGFKIGKTCIQSQVYLAGA